A single region of the Elusimicrobium sp. An273 genome encodes:
- a CDS encoding S1C family serine protease, translating to MVCFTRNARRFLPGTLVFLLLFAFGCNYHGRIKRGIYKTPPFDDKIEASVMVPADRFLQQAFTFKDDNLTPINSYTFRIDDGAAVAAADALGTLFSQADVNEYRFRRQYDYIAELDYKVTEENEVYSSLEAEDGFLWARKYRIPKFHTFTVLTLRDPHTRMPLIKLDADRVSYLEFSNTAIGAYWFNKLTFSVLFPLIAPVYTSSAGGSIRQTLEDDLRACLQQMMKELEENRIVFQPGISPALARNDRRYRPFMEKTTYVETPQGHGTGFFISPDGYMITNAHVVSGNRDVRYYLYEDLPFEPRRAEPPFRYARVIKVNDSRDLALLKAEGTFPYFKLDADRSHYQTGDSVFAVGNPMEEFWSVSEGIISAVKDENGVDVIQSDVSTNRGNSGGPLVHKKSGNVIGVTSYGYKNSEAAGLNFSISAFEVKRTLGIDQPIDEKKLLREEILDRPQTPQKANVLYQDGQNYVK from the coding sequence ATGGTTTGCTTTACACGAAACGCACGGCGCTTTCTGCCCGGAACGTTGGTATTTTTGTTGTTGTTTGCTTTCGGCTGCAATTATCACGGCCGGATTAAGCGGGGCATTTACAAAACGCCTCCGTTTGACGACAAAATAGAAGCCAGCGTAATGGTTCCCGCGGATAGATTTCTCCAGCAGGCCTTTACCTTTAAAGACGACAATCTGACCCCGATTAATTCCTATACGTTTCGCATTGACGACGGCGCCGCCGTGGCCGCTGCGGACGCTTTGGGCACGCTTTTTTCGCAGGCGGACGTAAACGAGTACCGCTTTCGCCGCCAATATGATTATATCGCCGAGCTGGATTATAAAGTAACCGAAGAAAACGAGGTCTATTCTTCGCTGGAAGCGGAGGACGGCTTTCTCTGGGCGCGCAAGTACCGCATTCCCAAATTTCATACGTTTACCGTGCTTACCCTGCGCGACCCGCACACCCGCATGCCCCTTATTAAACTGGACGCCGACCGGGTAAGCTATCTGGAGTTTAGCAATACCGCAATCGGGGCGTATTGGTTTAACAAACTTACTTTTTCCGTTTTGTTCCCGCTGATTGCCCCCGTATACACTTCTTCGGCGGGGGGAAGCATCCGCCAAACGCTGGAAGACGACCTGCGCGCCTGCCTGCAGCAAATGATGAAAGAATTGGAAGAAAACCGGATTGTATTTCAGCCCGGCATTTCGCCCGCTTTGGCCCGCAACGACCGCCGCTACCGCCCGTTTATGGAAAAAACGACGTATGTGGAAACGCCCCAGGGGCACGGAACGGGGTTTTTTATCAGCCCGGACGGATATATGATTACCAACGCCCACGTCGTAAGCGGCAATCGCGACGTACGCTACTACCTGTATGAAGATCTTCCCTTTGAACCCCGCCGCGCAGAACCGCCGTTTCGGTATGCGCGGGTGATAAAAGTAAATGATTCCCGCGATTTGGCGCTGTTGAAGGCGGAGGGGACTTTTCCCTATTTTAAGCTGGATGCCGACCGCTCCCACTATCAGACGGGGGATTCCGTCTTTGCGGTAGGAAACCCGATGGAAGAATTTTGGAGCGTAAGCGAGGGGATTATCAGCGCCGTAAAAGACGAAAACGGCGTAGACGTCATTCAATCCGACGTTTCCACCAACCGCGGCAACAGCGGCGGGCCGCTGGTACACAAGAAAAGCGGAAACGTAATTGGGGTAACCAGCTACGGATATAAAAATTCCGAAGCGGCCGGACTGAATTTTTCCATTTCCGCCTTTGAAGTAAAACGCACCCTGGGAATCGACCAGCCGATAGACGAGAAAAAACTCCTTCGGGAAGAAATTTTAGACCGCCCGCAAACCCCTCAAAAGGCAAACGTCCTGTATCAAGACGGTCAAAATTATGTAAAATAA
- a CDS encoding nucleotidyltransferase domain-containing protein, with protein sequence MPFDIYPWMNELIRQLQPVFKRRLQAVGLQGSFRRGEQTPSSDIDAVVVLDTLTAQDISLYKEILSHMPTTLTHPVCGFFGGKEDLKNWPRADLFQFMQDTHWLYGGLADVLPPPACEDARQAVQTAAGNIYHALVHTWVHGQLSADFLKLLGKSAFFMLQAAHYMRTGRYITTKWQLLQALSQPDEREILRFSLTPPPQEALPAAAARLLNVCQRLLAYCQRPSGN encoded by the coding sequence ATGCCTTTTGATATTTACCCGTGGATGAACGAATTAATCCGACAGCTGCAGCCGGTTTTTAAACGCAGGCTCCAAGCCGTAGGCCTGCAGGGGAGTTTCCGGCGGGGAGAACAAACCCCGTCCAGCGATATAGACGCCGTGGTGGTGCTGGACACGCTTACGGCGCAGGATATTTCTCTTTATAAAGAAATTCTTTCGCATATGCCCACAACCCTTACGCACCCGGTATGCGGGTTCTTTGGCGGAAAGGAAGATTTAAAAAACTGGCCCCGGGCGGATTTGTTTCAATTTATGCAGGATACGCATTGGCTCTATGGCGGGCTGGCAGACGTATTGCCGCCGCCCGCTTGCGAGGATGCCCGCCAGGCCGTCCAAACCGCGGCCGGAAACATTTACCATGCCCTGGTGCATACATGGGTGCACGGGCAATTAAGTGCTGATTTTTTAAAATTGCTCGGGAAATCCGCCTTCTTTATGCTCCAAGCCGCCCATTATATGCGCACCGGCCGCTATATAACAACCAAGTGGCAGCTCCTGCAGGCGCTCTCGCAGCCGGACGAGCGGGAAATTTTGCGCTTCAGCCTAACGCCTCCCCCGCAAGAGGCCCTGCCCGCGGCGGCGGCCCGGTTGCTAAACGTCTGCCAGCGTTTGCTGGCCTATTGCCAAAGACCCAGCGGAAATTAG
- the pnp gene encoding polyribonucleotide nucleotidyltransferase yields MQNFNHKFDIHNVEVTVGGQTIKLETGLIAKQSDGAVVATLGETMVLATAVSTKEQKPGISDFTPLTVNYKERTYAAGKIPGGFFKREGRASKKETLSSRIIDRTIRPIFPEGFACETNVTAMVISSDDKHDADVLSVLASSAALVISSIPFNEPVAAVRIGRKDGQYIVNPTKKEQESCDMDLVIAGSAQGLLMVEGGAKEVEEEAIIKAMEIAKPEIDKMCAAQMKLREMAGKPKFEYVVEKLPQEVADLANGKFREEAKKILHAFSDKQTRDTQVAQLKASFTEELTPNYGENAAVYAGIALENIMYEESRNLVLHEGVRVDGRKPDEIRPLSSMVGLLPRAHGSALFTRGQTQSLAVATLGTPDDQQMVEGLDDTTYERFMLHYNFPGFATGECKPDRSPGRREIGHGELARRALMPLIPSEEEFPYTIRVVSDIMESNGSSSMASVCGGSLALFDAGVPMKSACSGIAMGAISGEGKFVVLSDIMGLEDHLGDMDFKLTGSRKGITAFQMDVKLKTGIPLDVLRQAISQATQGRMFIMDHMEKTIAEPRKNISRFAPIIYKMRIPVDKIGALIGPGGKNIKRITESTEAKIDIAEDGIVTIAAANSDRLDQAKAEIEMMTAEPEVNKIYKGKVVSIQPFGAFVEILPGKDGLLHISEIEKHRINKVEDVLKLGDIVEVKCVEIDNNGKVRLSRKALLK; encoded by the coding sequence ATGCAAAATTTCAACCACAAATTTGATATTCACAATGTGGAAGTAACCGTCGGCGGACAAACCATTAAGCTGGAAACCGGCTTAATCGCCAAACAGTCCGACGGGGCTGTAGTGGCCACCTTGGGGGAAACCATGGTGCTGGCTACCGCCGTTTCCACGAAAGAGCAAAAACCGGGTATCTCCGATTTTACGCCTCTTACCGTCAATTACAAAGAAAGAACCTACGCCGCGGGCAAAATCCCCGGCGGTTTTTTCAAACGCGAAGGCCGCGCCAGCAAGAAAGAAACGCTGTCTTCCCGTATTATTGACCGCACCATCCGCCCCATTTTCCCGGAAGGTTTCGCCTGCGAAACCAACGTAACGGCGATGGTTATCTCCAGCGACGATAAACACGACGCCGATGTATTATCCGTACTGGCTTCGTCCGCCGCGCTGGTCATTTCTTCCATTCCTTTCAACGAACCCGTAGCCGCCGTGCGCATCGGCCGCAAAGACGGGCAGTACATCGTCAACCCCACCAAAAAAGAACAGGAATCCTGCGATATGGACTTGGTCATTGCCGGTTCCGCGCAGGGGCTGCTGATGGTGGAAGGCGGTGCCAAAGAAGTAGAAGAAGAAGCCATCATCAAAGCGATGGAAATTGCCAAGCCGGAAATTGACAAAATGTGCGCCGCGCAAATGAAACTGCGCGAAATGGCCGGCAAACCGAAATTTGAATACGTCGTGGAAAAACTGCCGCAGGAAGTGGCGGATCTGGCCAACGGCAAATTCCGCGAAGAAGCCAAAAAAATTCTGCATGCGTTTTCCGACAAGCAAACCCGCGATACGCAGGTAGCTCAGCTGAAAGCTTCGTTTACCGAAGAGCTGACCCCGAATTACGGCGAAAACGCCGCCGTGTATGCGGGCATCGCGCTGGAAAACATCATGTATGAAGAATCCCGCAACCTGGTGCTGCACGAAGGCGTGCGCGTGGACGGCCGCAAACCCGACGAAATCAGACCCTTGAGCTCTATGGTCGGCCTCTTGCCCCGCGCCCACGGTTCCGCCTTGTTCACCCGCGGGCAAACCCAGTCTTTGGCGGTTGCCACATTGGGCACCCCCGATGACCAGCAAATGGTGGAAGGGTTGGACGACACCACCTACGAACGCTTTATGCTGCACTACAACTTCCCGGGCTTTGCCACGGGCGAATGCAAGCCAGATCGCTCTCCGGGCCGCCGCGAAATCGGCCACGGGGAACTGGCTCGCCGCGCGTTAATGCCGCTTATCCCCAGCGAAGAAGAATTCCCGTACACGATTCGCGTGGTGTCCGACATCATGGAATCCAACGGTTCTTCCTCCATGGCCAGCGTCTGCGGCGGATCTTTGGCCCTGTTTGATGCGGGCGTACCGATGAAATCGGCCTGCTCCGGCATTGCGATGGGCGCCATCTCCGGCGAAGGCAAATTTGTAGTGCTGTCCGATATTATGGGCTTGGAAGACCACTTGGGCGATATGGACTTTAAACTGACCGGTTCGCGCAAAGGGATTACGGCCTTCCAGATGGACGTAAAACTCAAAACCGGCATCCCGCTGGACGTTTTGCGCCAGGCCATTTCCCAAGCCACCCAAGGCCGCATGTTCATCATGGATCACATGGAAAAAACGATCGCCGAACCGAGAAAGAACATTTCCCGCTTCGCTCCGATCATCTACAAAATGAGAATCCCGGTGGACAAAATCGGCGCCTTAATCGGCCCCGGCGGCAAGAACATCAAACGCATCACCGAATCCACCGAAGCCAAGATTGACATCGCCGAAGACGGCATTGTAACCATTGCCGCCGCCAACAGCGACCGCTTGGATCAGGCCAAAGCCGAAATTGAAATGATGACCGCGGAACCCGAAGTAAACAAAATTTACAAAGGGAAAGTAGTCTCCATTCAGCCTTTCGGCGCGTTTGTGGAAATCTTGCCCGGCAAGGACGGACTGTTGCACATTTCCGAAATTGAAAAACACCGCATCAACAAAGTCGAAGACGTGTTAAAACTCGGCGACATTGTGGAAGTAAAATGCGTGGAAATTGACAATAACGGAAAAGTAAGACTTTCCAGAAAAGCCTTGCTCAAATAG
- the rpsO gene encoding 30S ribosomal protein S15: MVLSMQDRKDIISKFQSSANDTGSAAVQIALITERIQYISNHLKANPKDFAGERGLNKLVGQRRRLLAYLKRTDFEKYQKVTQELKLRK; encoded by the coding sequence ATGGTACTTTCGATGCAAGACAGAAAAGACATCATCAGCAAATTCCAATCCAGCGCTAATGATACCGGCTCTGCCGCCGTACAAATTGCGCTCATCACGGAACGCATTCAGTATATTTCCAACCACCTCAAAGCCAACCCGAAAGATTTTGCGGGCGAAAGAGGGCTTAACAAATTGGTCGGCCAAAGAAGACGCTTGCTCGCCTACCTCAAAAGAACCGACTTTGAAAAATACCAAAAAGTAACCCAAGAACTTAAATTAAGGAAATAA